Within Aerosakkonema funiforme FACHB-1375, the genomic segment TCTAGCTTGAGTGACTCCACGGAATGATAGCCACTCCAAACTTCCCCATTATTCGTGTCAGCCAAGAAGCTTATGAACTCTCCACAAATGAAACGATGGGGAGCAAGTATAAGTTTTGGTTTGAACATGAAGAATTGGGTCTTTGTCTGTACAAGCAAGCCCGACAAAACATAGGCGAAGATTGGGCTGAAAAAGTAGCATCCCAGTTGTGCTTCCTCTTGGGACTCCCTCACGCTGTTTATGAACTAGCGGAAACTTGGGAAGGAAATCGCGGTGTCGTTTCCCCCTACTTTTTACCAGAAGGAGGGACGCTGGTTCATGGTAACGAACTGCTCACCCCCATCGTACCGAATTACCCCACCTCTGGAACTTATAGGGTCACACAACATACGATTAATATTGTACTAAGCGTTATCTCCGATGAGTCTGTGAATCTTCCTCTTGGTTGGACAGCAGCAGAAGGCATCGAAAGCGCAGTAGAAGTCTTTGTCGGCTATCTGCTGTTAGATGCCTGGATTGGCAATGGAGACCGTCACCACGAAAACTGGGGAATCGTAAGAAGTAAAGCCCCGTCTAATTCGATGGAAACAATTCACTTAGCACCCACTTTCGACCATGCCTCAAGTTTAGGTCGTGACCTGTCTGATGAACAAAGGCAGAAACGTTTAGTAGAAGCATATACAAACAAATGTTTCTCAGCATTCTATGAGAATATTGGCGACAAAAAGCCCCTGAGAACTTTTGATGTTTTTCAGCGAGTTGCTCATAGTTATCCTGAAGCTGCCCTGATGTGGCTGTCACGACTTAAAAGCATTTCAGAAGATAATACAGGAGAGATTTTTAATCGGATTCCTAACAATCGCATTTCGTCTATCGCAGCAGAGTTTGCCCAAAAAATTCTGGAGTTTAACCAAGACAAACTACTTACCTTGAGGAATTCACTACTTTGAATAAACCCAAAACACTATTTTTGGCTTGGCAAGACCCCAATAGCCGCTCCTGGTTTCCCATTGGTCGCTTAACTTTTGATGGAGCGATTTATCAATTTGTCTACACGCAAGGTGCTAAAGAAGCTCAAGAGAAATGTGGTTTTCAACCTTTGTTATCGTTTCCGCGCTTAGATGAGGTCTATACATCAACTCATTTATTTTCTGTATTCTCTAATCGGTTAATGCCTCGAAGTCGTCCAGACTACTCAAGTTTTATTCAATGGTTGAATATTCCCGAACATGAAGATGACCCGATTGCCATGCTAGCCCGCAGTGGTGGGCAAAGAGAAACAGATACACTTACCGTCTTTCCATGTCCTGCACCAGATGAAGAAGGACGATATCATCTTCACTTTTTCTCTCACGGACTGCGACATCTACCCCAATCTGCTATTGAGCGGATTAATCGCTTTGAGCCTGGGGATAAGTTATGGTTAGCGCACGAATTTCAAAATTCTTTTGATTCCCAGGGATTGACTCTCAATACAGAAGACCGCTACATCGTAGGGTATTGTCCGCGATACTTGAATAGTGAGATTTTTGAGCTTCTACGGAGGAATCCTCGTTTGGTAGAGGTGCGTGTAGAGCGTGCTAATCAACCGCCGACACCGCTCCAGTTTCGCTTGCTGTGTAACTTGACCGCAAGGTGGAGTGAGGAAAATCTTCCGTTTTCCGGTCTTGAGTATCAGCCTCTAATCGCTGACGCGGTAATTGCCATGCCCTGAAAGAGTTTCAGCAGATCTGCCGAGTACCAGGGTAATTACCGGTCTTGTGTCACTCTAAGCACAGGAAAAATAGTAATCGGCTGGCCAAGTGCGATGTTGAATAGGATTAGAGAGCGTGGTTACTCAAGAAGCGAGAGTTTTTACGGTTACTCAACTGATACCCAACTGCGTCAATAAATAGTTCACCCGTTCATAAGCATCTCGTTGCAAGAATTCTCTCTCAACAGGGTCACTCAACTCCTCAAAATCAGAAACAAACACCGGGCCGATGTGTGAAGGCGAAGCGAACTTTTCAGCAATTTTGCTCAAACCTTCCCGCACCAAACCACGAGTGATATGAGGCTTAAACTCCTCAACCAAAGCATCTAAACCACCAGGATAATTGTAAAGGCAGAAATAAATATCCCAAGCATCCTTTTCCTTGAGACGGTCATAAAGAGCCATCCCTTTCATTACCAGAAAAGGCACAATAGAAGCCACCCGTAAAGACGCAGAATCTATTCCCCCCCCAGGCAGCGTTCCAGAAATCCTCACTTCTGTAAACAATTCAAAAGCCAGATCGCAACCTCGTGCTTTCCTAGCTCGGATATCCTGAATCTCCTGAGTCCGATGGCTTTTAGCACTACCTTCGTATTCACCCGCCAGGAAATCAACCTGTACGACAATCTCCCGGTCGTTCACCGTCACAGTCCGAGAAAAAATGAAAGGCTGTCTTCCCTCACGATACCCACGAGCCAACAGTAATTCTTGAATAGTTTTGTAGCCCGCCGCTTGTAAAGTCCGGTGATTAAGCGCGATATCGACATCAGTACTACCGATGTGTCGCTGTTGTGCCTCAGATAGCAGCAGTTCTGGCACCCAACCGCCGATAATGACAATCTCGTTACGGTACTCCCCCAAAATACGAACCAGTTCCAACAGCACCGATCTCGCTGCTTCTACTGCCATCTGGGTGTAATCGCGTTTGGCTACCATTGGGGCATGATTACCTGTTCTAAAAGTGCTTGCGCCGCCTCTTCCCCACGTCCCCTCATTTGGTAGAGGTCGAGATAAAGTTGGATTGGGGACACAACTTGAGTCCCATCAATATCTTGCGCCTGGTAAAAAACTCCCTCATCATAAGGTTGGAGCAAACTGACATTAGCACCGCTATTCACCGCTTTCAAATTTAGCTTCAGGGCCAACTTTTCCACCCCGTCAGCAACGTAAGCCATTACCCGTTGATATCGGACAACTGGGGCATATCTTGCCGCACCGGAAAATCCCGTTAAAGCGTAGCGAATCCCCGCATCGGAGCAGGTTTGTGCCAAAGTCGCTTCAATTTCCCCAACACTTTTGAGGGAATAAAAGTCAAATACCTGGTGGCGGCGATAGTCGTAGTGTTGCCGAAAGTCCGATAGAAGCAAACAAGGCTCGCGCAACCAAAACCCATCGGGGCTAGTCTTAATTAACTCCCTAGAGGCGAGCAACTTCTTAATGTTAGACACTTGTCCCAGGCTGACTGCGGCTTCAACGCTTAAGTCCTGCACCTTCCACGCTTTTTGCGGTGAGTTAAGTAGAACTCTTAAGATTCGCTCGGCTTTAGGAGAGTAAAGCGATCTCAGATCCCGTTTTTCATTAAATGGGTTGGGCTTCCCCTCTTTTTGAATGTAGACCTGCCCAAAGCACAGGCGACAGTTCCCTGCTAAATCCACATAGCCGATATCTTCTTGAGTACAAATTTCCGCAGATCTTGGGGAAATGTAAGGAGCGATGAACACGCCGTAGGCTCCCGGAATTGCCCCCACACTGCGAAATAGCTTGTTAGCAGAAGAGCGGGCTTGCAGCGGCTGACCGTTCGGTTTGACATCGACTACTAGCGGCACATCATGTGTCGGTAACTTCAACGTCGCCTGAAATTCAGGACTTTTCTGCTCTTTTTCTGACTCTTTCTCTAGAAGCTCTACCTGCACAAAGGGAATCTCCTGCAAACAAGCACGCAGAGCCGCAAAAGCTTCTTGTTCTAAATTGGGTATTTTCATTGTTAAAGCTATTTTCAGCAATTGCTGAAACTAACTTATTTAGTGAAAATTATAGCAGAAGGCAAATGGGTTCTGACGCATATTTGGTGAAAGAGGAAAAAGGCTGGGCAGCAGGCGTGGGAGATTGAGCCAATAATGTCTAGATAGATATCTAGACGGCGTAATCAGGTTTGTGGGGTGAGATGTGGTGGTGTAATAGGTAAGGTATGCTCTAGAGCGCCAGTCCAGTAGAAGAGGTTGACAAAAAGCGCTCTTTATGGTGGGCTAGAAAAAACCTCTCGCTCACCACTCAAGAGTCAAGCGATGCGTCCACCAATATGGAATCCCCCCATCGAGTTATCCCCACAAGAGCAAATTATCGCCAAACGCATCCGTGCGGCTAAACTGTTCTTATTTGTAAGAAAAATTCGTCACCAACTATTCGATCAAGAACTTCAACAAGAACTCTCAGGTCTGTTTAAAGACAGTACGGTAGGAAAATGCCCGCTCGCACCAGCACAGATTGCTTTAGCAATTATTCTGCAAGCTTATACAGGAGTTTCAGATGATGAAGCGATCGAAGCAATGGTAATGGATCGACGATGGCAACTGGTACTAGATTGTATTGACTGCGAACAAGCACCGTTTGGCAAAGGAACATTAGTGAGGTTTCGCGCAGCTTTAATCGCTAAAGGTGGCGATCGGCGTCTGATTGAAAAAACCATCGAAATTGCAAAAAAGACCCAAGGATACAGTGAGCGTTCCTTAAGAGCCGCGTTAGATTCAAGCCCATTATGGGGAGCGGCGAGAGTGGAAGACACTTATAACTTATTAGGTCATGCACTTAAGAAAGCGTTAGAAATAATTGCCAGTCACACGCAGCAAGATTTGGAATCGATCGCAAAAAAGGCTGGCGCAGAGGTGATAACTAATAGCAGTCTCAAAGGAGCATTAGATATGGATTGGGATGAACCATCAGCCAGAGAACAAGCATTAATAAAAATTCTCCAAGCCCTCAATCAAGTAGAAAATTGGATAGAAGAACAATCTGAAATTGAACAACCAACCAGGGAATTGGCACAAAAAAGTTTAGAGGATGCACGACAAATAGAGGCACAAGATATAGAAAAGGGAGAAGATAGTTGCCCAAAGTTACGTCAGGGCGTAGCTCCTAATCGCCGGATAGCGATTGAAGACCCGGAGATGCGACACGGACGAAAAAGCCGTTCACAAAGGTTTGATGGCTATAAGCGTCACATCCTCAAAGACTTAGATCTAGGAATGGTGAGAGCCGTAGGAGTGACACCTGCAAGCTGCAGCAGAAGCTAGTGTTACTTCTGCAATTGCGCTCGATTTAGAATCTCAACAAGTTACTTTAGAAGAATTACATATCGACCGCGCTTATTTGACAAGCCATTGGGTAAAAGAACGTTCATCAAACTTGACAATTATTTGTAAATCTTGGCGAGTACGTAATGGGAATTTTTTTAATAAAACAGCTTTCAATCTAGACTGGGAGAATCAGTTAATTCGTTGTCCTAATGGGATAAGCATCCCATTTATAGAAGGAAAAATTGTTCGCTTTCCTCAACTGCAATGTCAGACTTGTCCAGTGCGTTCTCAATGTACAGCTAGTTCTAAAGGTCGTACTATTTCCATTCATCCAGATGAGTCTTTATTGCAGGAATTACGTCAACGTCAAACCACTGCATCTGGTCGCCAGAAATTAAGAGAACGAGTCAGCGTAGAACATAGCTTAGCTCATATTGGTCAATGGCAGGGAAAACAAGCTCGCTACTTGGGACTGCGTAAAAACCTTTTCGATCTTCGCCGCATGGCAGTTGTTCATAATCTTCATGTTTTGGCTCGAATTTTTACGGAACATCAACCGATATCTGCTTAACTAAAAAAATATCTTCAGTTTAATAGATGGTTTTATTCTGATAAGAAACCTCTTTTGTCAAGCGCAAGAAAGAGGCTGGAATTTTGTTTTGTTAATTTTACTCTCGCTCAGTTACGCCTTGACTCTTGAGTGGTGAGCGAGAGGTTTTTTCTAGCCCAACATAAAGATCACTTTTTGTCAATCTCTTCTACTGGACTGGCGCTCTAGCACTTGACCGAAAACTCTATCCATAAGTGTCGAGTTTCAGGATGATTGGGTTCTTACGCGGTTCTTACGCGATTTTGGTGAAGAGAAGCAATAAGCCAGAAGCTATACATGGTAAGGGATAGAGGGATGTAGTACCCTTGATAAGAAAAAGTAGAAGTAATCCGTTGAGGCAGCATTTTTGGAAAATTGGCACTCAGATTACCAGGTAGAAACAGCCAGGAGAGAAGCTTGCCGGATGTAGTATGAGCAGAGAAGGAAAAACCACCGCAGAAGCGATCGCAAAAAAGTAAAAATTCAGGGGGCGACGAAGTCGCTAAAGAGGTTGCTGTATAAGGCTTATGGCTCTTAATCCTCGTCGATAAAATGACTTCTTATTGCCAATAAAATTTAGCATTTCCTGTACCCATAACTGGCAGGACTGAAAAGCAATCAGCCAGGTTTCCCCATATAAACCTATCCAAAAATTACTATGTCTTCTTCTATTTCTACCTTTTTCTGTCGGACGACAAACGTATTCTTGTTGTCCTTGTAAAGAAGTTCTTTTTCCTTGCAACCAGGCTGAAGTCATGGCTAAAGCTATTAAGAGAATTAAGCGAATTAATTTATCAGGCGAGGCTTTGGAACCTTCTAGATTATATCCTCCGGTTTTACAATCTTTAAACATTGCTTCTATACCATAACGTTGTTGATAGATGTGAGTAGCACTTTTGCCATCGGGGAGATTAGTTAATAAATACAACGGCTCTTTCTCCTGTTTACCTTTATACTTTCTCTTCCAGTAAGCCGCTAAATTAAAACGGTTAAAGCCTTTCTTCTGAGTTAAGCTAATCTGGGGATAAAAAAGCCGAATTCCTGGTTGAATAGGGATACTACTTAACGGCTGAAATTGCTGTCTTTTTTCTCTAAATGTTGTGTCACATTTTTGGCGAAGCACAAAGCTAAGATGTTGACGATGTAGCCACTGTGCCAGTTCTATGCTATGAAACTCTCTATCCCCAATGAGCACTAATTTATATTTCTTTAATAGCCGAATTACCGGACGTAATACTTGCTTTTGTTCGGCTATATTACACGCCCCCTTTTTATCTAACAATGTCCAGAATATGGGAAAAGCTCTTTTTTGGTAAATGGCGCTAACCATCAATACATTATTTTCTCGCCATTGGGTTCGGTCGATAGCAATAATTAGTTGAGTTCCGGTCTTGATTTGATGGAAAATAATCTCTCTAATCAAAGGGAACCACAGAGCTAGTATACTTAATGAACCGAGGGATAAAAAACGTTGAATGTGGCGACGACGACTATTTTCTAAAATTGGCAATGGTAGATTGGCTGCCAGTCTTTCTAGTCGTACTTGTTTTTGGGATTGTAGCAACCATACCAGCATTTTTAGAGTAATTAATTGTGCTGGCTTGAGATATCTTTCCAGGTATTTTTGATAAAATGATGGCAACATTATAGCTTCGGTCTTGTGTTCATAACGAGACCGTTCCTTTTTACCACAACTTACAGCGCTTTGCGCTGTTATGAGGTACAGTAGCAGCAACGAGCAAACCAATTTCTCAAATGTTGAGGATTGATTAAATGGAGAGCTACCTTGATGATTCTGTCAACCATCAAGGTGTTAGTGGGAGCGAATTTACGTAAAAAAGATTTAAGTTGTGACCACCAGAGTTCAATGGGATTAAAATCTGGAGAGTATGGGGATAAACAAATAACACTCGCACCTACAGCTTGAATCATAGGCTCAATAGATGCTAATTTATGGGCGGGTAAATTATCCATGACTACTACCGCTCCCGGCCATAACTGAGGACATAAAAACTTAGAAATAAATACAGCAAATGCTTGGCCATCCATTGAGTCATTCATTGTCATTAATGCCAGGACTTTATTAATACTAATTGCGCCAATAGCTGTCACTTTAGCAGCGCGATAAAATGGTTTTAGTTCGGTGGCTCTTGTGCCTGGATAGGAACGAGCATGAGTTCTCGCTAACCCAAGTAGAATGCCTGTTTCATCCAAAAATACGAGATTTTCTGGCTCAATATGTTTGATTGAGTCCCAATACTCAACTCTCAATTTTCGGACTCTTTCTGTCGCCGCTTGGCTGCTGTACCAAGTTTTTTTTTGCGATTTAACCCTAATTTTTGCAAATAGCGGCACATGGCCGACTGACTCACCCAATTTCCGGTTTTAGAAGCAAATAATTCACATAATTCTGCTAATGTTGCATCTGGATGTTCTGCTACTAATGCTTTGACTTCTGGTTCCGCATTGGTCAGGTGGCTAAATTGTGGTTTTCCCGTTTGTTTGGGCTGTAAATTTCCTTCTGTTCGTTGAAGATTCACCAACTTTTGGACTAAACTTGTACTGACAGCAAATTGGGTAGCTACTTTCCTGATTGACATCTTTTCTACCAAATGGGCTATCACTATTCTTTTGCGGAACTCAACCGAATACGCTTTCATTACCTTTGGCTACGAAGTGATATTTTATTGTATCTCATAACAGCGCAAAGCGCTGTAATACTTTTTTCTCTATATAGAGCCAGTTCTCAATAAGCCAGGGATTTTTCGGCAGGGGTTGAAAGCTCCAAAACCTCTGCACATGCTGCTTTGGGGGCGCTTGTCGCCCCCTGAAAAGTAAAAAACCAGATAAATGAGAAAAGCTGTCAACAAACATTCAAGAAAGCAAGAGAAAACGACGTTGAAGTAAAGGTAAACCAGCACGACCATACATTTGACGCTTAAGCATCTTGAGACGATTAACCTGTCCCTCAACCTGACCATTACTGGTAGAGAGTTCAGGGGGCGACCAAGCCGCTAGAGCGGCTGCTCTATAAGGTTTATGGCTCTCAAGCCTCGTTGATAAAATAACTTTTTATTTGCAATAAGACTCAGCATTTCTTCTACCCATAACTGGCAGGACTGGAAAGCAGCCAGCCAACTTTCTCCATATAAGCCTATCCAAAATTTACTATGTCGTCTTCTGGTTCTACCTGTTTCTGTCAAACGACAAACATATTCGTGTTGCCCTTGTAGTTGAGTTCTTTGACCATGCAACCATGCCGAAGTCATGGCTAAAGCTATTAAAAGAATTAATTTGATTAATCTGTCAGGTGATGTTTTAGAATCTTCAAGATTATAGCCTCCAGTTTTACAATCCTTAAACATCGCCTCTATGCCATAACGTTGCTTGTAGATCTGAGTAGCACTTTTCAGGTCGGAAAGATTAGTTAACAAATACCAAGGCTCTTTTTCCTGGTTACCTTTATACTTTCTCTTCCAATAAGCAGCCAAATTAAAGCGGTTAAAACCTTTTTTCTGAGTCAAACTAATATTTTGATAAAAAAGCCGAATACCTGGTTGAAGAGGAATACTGCTTAACGGTTGAGATATTTGTCTTTTTGATCGAAAAGTTGTGTCACATTTTTGACGGAGTATAAAGCTGACCTTGTTACGGTGTAACCATTGCGCCAATTCTATACTATGAAACTCCCGATCTCCAACGACAACTATTTGATATTTGTTTAACAACCGAATTACTGGACGTAATACTTGCTT encodes:
- a CDS encoding HipA domain-containing protein encodes the protein MIATPNFPIIRVSQEAYELSTNETMGSKYKFWFEHEELGLCLYKQARQNIGEDWAEKVASQLCFLLGLPHAVYELAETWEGNRGVVSPYFLPEGGTLVHGNELLTPIVPNYPTSGTYRVTQHTINIVLSVISDESVNLPLGWTAAEGIESAVEVFVGYLLLDAWIGNGDRHHENWGIVRSKAPSNSMETIHLAPTFDHASSLGRDLSDEQRQKRLVEAYTNKCFSAFYENIGDKKPLRTFDVFQRVAHSYPEAALMWLSRLKSISEDNTGEIFNRIPNNRISSIAAEFAQKILEFNQDKLLTLRNSLL
- a CDS encoding HIRAN domain-containing protein yields the protein MNKPKTLFLAWQDPNSRSWFPIGRLTFDGAIYQFVYTQGAKEAQEKCGFQPLLSFPRLDEVYTSTHLFSVFSNRLMPRSRPDYSSFIQWLNIPEHEDDPIAMLARSGGQRETDTLTVFPCPAPDEEGRYHLHFFSHGLRHLPQSAIERINRFEPGDKLWLAHEFQNSFDSQGLTLNTEDRYIVGYCPRYLNSEIFELLRRNPRLVEVRVERANQPPTPLQFRLLCNLTARWSEENLPFSGLEYQPLIADAVIAMP
- a CDS encoding type IV toxin-antitoxin system AbiEi family antitoxin, giving the protein MKIPNLEQEAFAALRACLQEIPFVQVELLEKESEKEQKSPEFQATLKLPTHDVPLVVDVKPNGQPLQARSSANKLFRSVGAIPGAYGVFIAPYISPRSAEICTQEDIGYVDLAGNCRLCFGQVYIQKEGKPNPFNEKRDLRSLYSPKAERILRVLLNSPQKAWKVQDLSVEAAVSLGQVSNIKKLLASRELIKTSPDGFWLREPCLLLSDFRQHYDYRRHQVFDFYSLKSVGEIEATLAQTCSDAGIRYALTGFSGAARYAPVVRYQRVMAYVADGVEKLALKLNLKAVNSGANVSLLQPYDEGVFYQAQDIDGTQVVSPIQLYLDLYQMRGRGEEAAQALLEQVIMPQW
- a CDS encoding IS4 family transposase — protein: MLPSFYQKYLERYLKPAQLITLKMLVWLLQSQKQVRLERLAANLPLPILENSRRRHIQRFLSLGSLSILALWFPLIREIIFHQIKTGTQLIIAIDRTQWRENNVLMVSAIYQKRAFPIFWTLLDKKGACNIAEQKQVLRPVIRLLKKYKLVLIGDREFHSIELAQWLHRQHLSFVLRQKCDTTFREKRQQFQPLSSIPIQPGIRLFYPQISLTQKKGFNRFNLAAYWKRKYKGKQEKEPLYLLTNLPDGKSATHIYQQRYGIEAMFKDCKTGGYNLEGSKASPDKLIRLILLIALAMTSAWLQGKRTSLQGQQEYVCRPTEKGRNRRRHSNFWIGLYGETWLIAFQSCQLWVQEMLNFIGNKKSFYRRGLRAISLIQQPL
- a CDS encoding transposase, coding for MRVEYWDSIKHIEPENLVFLDETGILLGLARTHARSYPGTRATELKPFYRAAKVTAIGAISINKVLALMTMNDSMDGQAFAVFISKFLCPQLWPGAVVVMDNLPAHKLASIEPMIQAVGASVICLSPYSPDFNPIELWWSQLKSFLRKFAPTNTLMVDRIIKVALHLINPQHLRNWFARCCYCTS
- a CDS encoding helix-turn-helix domain-containing protein is translated as MSIRKVATQFAVSTSLVQKLVNLQRTEGNLQPKQTGKPQFSHLTNAEPEVKALVAEHPDATLAELCELFASKTGNWVSQSAMCRYLQKLGLNRKKKLGTAAKRRQKESEN
- a CDS encoding IS4 family transposase; this encodes MLPSFYQKYLEKYLKPAQLITLKMLVWLLQSQKQVRIERLAATLPLPILENSRRRHLQRFLSLGSLNILALWFPLIREIIYHRIKVGTQIIIAIDRTQWSYNNVLMVSAIHQKRAFPVFWTLLDKKGACNLAEQKQVLRPVIRLLNKYQIVVVGDREFHSIELAQWLHRNKVSFILRQKCDTTFRSKRQISQPLSSIPLQPGIRLFYQNISLTQKKGFNRFNLAAYWKRKYKGNQEKEPWYLLTNLSDLKSATQIYKQRYGIEAMFKDCKTGGYNLEDSKTSPDRLIKLILLIALAMTSAWLHGQRTQLQGQHEYVCRLTETGRTRRRHSKFWIGLYGESWLAAFQSCQLWVEEMLSLIANKKLFYQRGLRAINLIEQPL